From the Lolium rigidum isolate FL_2022 chromosome 2, APGP_CSIRO_Lrig_0.1, whole genome shotgun sequence genome, one window contains:
- the LOC124691254 gene encoding histone H4, whose translation MSGRGKGGKGLGKGGAKRHRKVLRDNIQGITKPAIRRLARRGGVKRISGLIYEETRGVLKIFLENVIRDAVTYTEHARRKTVTAMDVVYALKRQGRTLYGFGG comes from the coding sequence ATGTCGGGCCGCGGCAAGGGAGGAAAGGGGCTGGGCAAGGGCGGCGCGAAGCGCCACCGGAAGGTCCTGCGCGACAACATCCAGGGCATCACCAAGCCGGCCATCCGCCGCCTGGCGCGCCGCGGCGGCGTCAAGCGCATCTCGGGGCTCATCTACGAGGAGACCCGCGGCGTGCTCAAGATcttcctcgagaacgtcatccgcgacgCCGTCACCTACACCGAGCACGCCAGGCGCAAGACAGTCACCGCCATGGATGTCGTCTACGCGCTCAAGCGGCAGGGACGCACGCTCTACGGATTCGGCGGCTAG